CATTTTCAGCGAGACCGTTCGGGGATCATTTCAGTAAGTATTTTTTCAACACAACAGGTGGAAGTAGAATGATAGACATATAGAATAGTAAAGTGCagtaggagtccattcggcccatccagcctgAGCCGGCCCTGTTGAAGGTAGTTCTGCACCACCTCTCTTCGCCCATGTCCCTGTAACTTTTActccttcaagtattgatccaattcccttttacaagctactattgaatctgtatcttccaccctatcaggcagtgcattccaaatcctagccacACGTTCCATAGACAAGGTTTTCATCATGTCGCCTCTGGCTTTTTCACCAATCAACTTTAATCTGTGCCCTTTGAttatcaaaccaccagccattggaAAGAgttatgtttaattaatttacctaaactcttcatgattttaaccACCTCGATCaaagccttctctgttctaaggagatcaaccccagcgcctccagtctatccatggaacAGTTATCCTCCATGTCTGGAACCATTCAAGTAACCCTCTTCTGTAGCCTATTCAAagccttcacattttttctcatagaAGGTGTCCAGACATGGACACTATATTCTAGCTGTGGCTGAACTATTCGTAAATATGTTTCGTATAAAGTTTTCGCCGTTGCATTATATGCCTCTAATGATAAAACCCAGAGTTACATATACTTTATTAACCTGTTTTGTTACTTTCTtttgccactttcaatgatttctGGAAGAACACCCCCCAGACTCTCTGTTCTTTCACCCCCTTttcaattgtaccatttagctcgcATTGTCTCTTTTCATTCTACCAACCAAACTGTATCACTTCACACATTCCTGCACTGATTTCATCCGCCATATGTCTGCCGATTCCACCCACTTGTCTCTGTCCTATTGAAGTCGATTAATATCTTCCCAATTATTTACTACTCTTCGAAATTGCGTGTAATGTGCACATTTCAAAATGTTGCCCGCTGCCCACAAgtccaactcattaatgtatatcaaaaacacagTGGTCCGAGAACTGAACCTTGGGAACCCCCACGGTATACCACACTCCAGTTCGAGAAACAGCCATTCAccataactctctgttttctatcccttaaccaattgtgtatccatgctaatactgcCTCCTTTAGGCCATGGTTGTTAATTTTACTAACAAGCCATTTATGTGTTTTGAATGTCCACAtcgacaacatcaactgcactggccTCAAAAAAGCTGTTTTGTAATGTTATCTCAAAACTCAATCAGTACAGTCAAACACCTGACGCTTCTTTCTTTATTATCCAGGGTTCTAAACGCTTCTCAAaacttccccactactgacgttaaACTGATGAGCCTGTAATTGCCAGGCTTGTCCTGCTCCCCTTTTTCGAACAAGGATACAGCATTTTCAATCCAACAGTCCTCTGCCACCACCCCTGTAGCTAAGGAGAATTGGAGACTGTCGCCAGTACCTGTGTAATTTATACACTTACTTTCCTCAGCAAACGAGGCTTCATCCCATCTACACCGGGTGAATTTTCCACTTTATGTACATTCAGTCTTTCTCGTACCTCCAATTGATCTATTTAAAAAAATCTCATACAGTGTGCCGATAACCTTCTTGTTTACCATAGTTTTGGCAAAGTCATCTAACTTAGTTTAAaccggtggaaatctggaactatctCCCACAAAAAGCTTCATTAGCCGATTCATTACTGCTTACTCTGATTACAAACTTATATCCAGGATGCCCTGTCACTGGTAAAATAATTAGAATCCATCACTGGATGCAAAGGCACGCTGCTCATTTCTTGGCGAATTTCAAATGATTGCGAAGGGACTTTAGACAGATCCTCTGCAAGCTAATCTATTACTTCATTGGAAACGCATCAAATTTCTGTTATTACTCACTGTTTGTGAATAATTTCCCCATTTTCCTCTTGCTCACAGTTAACGTGGTGACGATTgcgatcctgtctcggggaaagtgtggtctctccaaatgtgtcactcactacctggtggccatggcagcggcggatctactggtcgtgatcatcgatctgatactgaggcagattccTATTGTTTATCGGGATCAATTTCTTTTTCTGTTGAACGTTAGAATATGTAATATCCACGCTATCCTGCTTTAtgcagccacagattgttctgtctggttcacggtcacgttcaccttcgatcgatttgtggccatttgttgccagaagctgaaattgAAATATTGCACGGAGCAAACAGCGGCTGTGGTTCTAGGAACAGTGACAGTGCTGAGCTGTCTGaggaacattttctggtattttctgTATACAAGTAAATATTGGCTGTCCAACAGTCCATGGTTTTGCCGTGTGTTATCAAGTGTATCTCGTTCGCTGGTCTGGACTATCGTTGAATTAATGCATTACATTTTAACACCTTTTATTCCATTTATTTTGATTCTACTGTTCAATGCTTTAacggtcagacacattttagtgtctAGCACAGCCCGCAGTAGACTCCGGGGTCGGAGCAGTGGCGAgagccccagtgacccagagatggagaaccgaaggaaatcgatgattgtactgtttgttatctcggggaatttcatactGTTATGGGTGGTGTTCATTGTCTGTTCTATATTGAGACGATTGGATTACTTGGGATACTCTGTTTCTCTGCCCATGTTTGTACCGGAAATCAGCTTCATGCTCCAGAtcctgagttgctgcacgaacacttttatttacgcagtgacccagaggaaattcagagaggagttgaggaaTGGAGTGAAGTATCCCCTTACAATGGTGGTAAAGTTAATTCGATGAGAACACCTCACGCTTTCTAGTACTATTATGTATACCAAAAGTGCAGAGGAGATCTAAAACAGGGAATCAAAGCAGCAAATAAAGTATCTACGTTTAGATTAGCAGCTAACTGAAGAGGGAACCAAAAGTCTCATTTAAACATAGAAATAAGAAGCGTGCATTCAAATGGATGGTGTGAGCAATTATGCAGCAAAAGAGAATCGCCTTGTGGAAGGAGAAGGCCGGGATGAGTTGCTAAATGTGTACTTTGCATCAGTCATCACCAGAGAAGGGGCGGCTTCCAAcgcagcagtaaaggaggaggctgaGCGATATTTACAAGGATAAACATAGATAAAGAGGATGTTGAACATTCACCGGTCCGAATGGAGAGCAATCTACGTACCTGAAGGATGTAAGGGTTGAAATGGGGGAGACTCAGGCCGCAGTCCTCTAATCACCTTTGGATAGGGAGGGGTtggcagaggactggaaaattgcaaatgtgctGCATCTGGAACGTGacctatctaacgcagccttgaatatattcagagactcagcatccacaggcctgtggggcagagaattccacagattcataaccctctgagtgaagaaattctttctcatctctgtcttaaatggtcgaccccttaacctgagactgtgccccctggttcgagacactccagcccgggggacacaacctctcagcatctaccctgtcaatccccttcagaatattgtgtgtttcaatgagatcacctctcattcttctaaactccggagagtatcagcccattctacacaatctctcaacttaagacaatcctctcatcccaagaatcaatctggtgaacctctgttctaCCTCCAagcaggcaagtatatccttccttaaataaggagaccaaaactgtgcgaagtactccaggtgtggtctcaccagggccctgtacaattgtagcaagacttccttactcttgtactgtgggctatatattaggtactatggggcgagtgccctgtttttttgctgattcgatggttgtataaaaagttattaaaattgacagttgctcggcaaacatatttgtatttccttcagtgtactcctcactcttcaagggctagattttccccaagcagttttgtcggcgcactgacctcaagcgcaccgactttgcgcgctggaaacggctcggggaaaaactcgccccatcctggccgctgtgtacagtccccggagtcctggcgtggtgtcgatggtgaagtggggggcggagccaaatgcctgcgccgaaaacactgccggcaccttcgcacatgggcagtagggagagaaaacttggcactctgccatttttaaacagtgtcaaacccgatgaaaagcacagcagcttctcagcttctccggtcgctcggagggctctccccccgtccctccccgataaaacgcacagctccagcagctgcaacttctccggtccacaagctcacacttctccggtgtgtcttccctcccctatcccagggatatagggaccgagtgtaatggagccaagtttgctgatgatacaaagatgggtgggaaagtaaattgtgacacagcaaagaaaatctcaattacggaagaacaatatggaaaagtacagtgaccccgacgtgatataaacacgcagccttctgatctggagtcagacacactacctttgcaccacgaggtctacagtgcagagtgcccatgtttgtatacatgaaggttcctggaacacagtttcatttaccctgcattggtgcaatgaaagggctttaaaatccctggccactcccaccgtgggtcagacagcatcagaagcagtgcccacctgtcactcaccctctcacgcccgctttcgtcacctgctgcccgcggactgcagcaaatccagttcatcatcatcataggcagtccc
This DNA window, taken from Pristiophorus japonicus isolate sPriJap1 chromosome 20, sPriJap1.hap1, whole genome shotgun sequence, encodes the following:
- the LOC139232975 gene encoding probable G-protein coupled receptor 139, encoding MSLGYLIKLKILWALNDVQKIYYPIMAAVGVPLNVVTIAILSRGKCGLSKCVTHYLVAMAAADLLVVIIDLILRQIPIVYRDQFLFLLNVRICNIHAILLYAATDCSVWFTVTFTFDRFVAICCQKLKLKYCTEQTAAVVLGTVTVLSCLRNIFWYFLYTSKYWLSNSPWFCRVLSSVSRSLVWTIVELMHYILTPFIPFILILLFNALTVRHILVSSTARSRLRGRSSGESPSDPEMENRRKSMIVLFVISGNFILLWVVFIVCSILRRLDYLGYSVSLPMFVPEISFMLQILSCCTNTFIYAVTQRKFREELRNGVKYPLTMVVKLIR